TTCGGTGGCCTCGGCATAACAGCTCACGGTGGAGCCTACCGGTACCGGGCGCAGGAACACCATGCTGCCGACGGCGACGGTGGTTACCCGGCCGCGGGCGATGCCCTGGGCGAGAATGGCGCCGGCCACATCCATCTGCGACATCAGCCAGCCGGCAAAGACGTCGCCCTGAGGGTTGGTGTCCCGGGGCATGGACTGGGTCTGCAGTGTCAGGGTACCGCTGGGTTGCGGTTCTTCATCAATGGCGGACATCGCAAAAGCTCACAAATTCTTAGATTTATTGATCCGTCGGCAAGGCCTGAGCCGCCGGCGGGTGGCGCATTCTAGCACAAACTGGG
This genomic interval from Microbulbifer sp. Q7 contains the following:
- a CDS encoding acyl-CoA thioesterase: MSAIDEEPQPSGTLTLQTQSMPRDTNPQGDVFAGWLMSQMDVAGAILAQGIARGRVTTVAVGSMVFLRPVPVGSTVSCYAEATEVGRSSIKTMVEVWLTRVDTGEQVKVTEGEFVFVAIDDRGRTRPLP